From one Sandaracinaceae bacterium genomic stretch:
- a CDS encoding GntR family transcriptional regulator: MVKPTLGGSSWALDRDASLALNVGDAEQSTSLGRADSLAHDLALRILRGENQPDALLPSVRSLAEQHSMTPPTVQRALCTLHGMGLVRATHGRGVEVQNPNSCCSPRLAPLRFEAVADDADASVKLLERHLDMRLDLAGLLVARFDAAEAIRNFALPLARVTTADTEVARMEADLGLNDTAVQMVDNFLAGAALRCLEAVVREVPGVAVALYGDGDMYTQSMNEAVRGIAMGGDGGWHRARAAVLRWHAHSIERYKHLMAL; the protein is encoded by the coding sequence ATGGTCAAACCTACTCTAGGCGGCTCGTCATGGGCGTTGGACCGCGACGCATCGCTAGCGCTGAACGTCGGGGATGCCGAGCAGTCCACGTCGCTCGGCAGAGCAGACTCTCTCGCCCACGACCTCGCGCTACGGATACTCCGGGGTGAAAACCAACCCGATGCGTTGCTCCCGAGCGTGCGCAGCCTCGCGGAGCAGCACTCGATGACACCGCCTACGGTGCAACGTGCCCTCTGCACGCTCCATGGCATGGGGCTCGTGCGAGCCACCCATGGACGTGGCGTCGAGGTGCAGAATCCGAACTCGTGCTGCTCTCCTCGCTTGGCACCTCTCCGGTTCGAGGCCGTGGCTGACGATGCGGACGCGAGCGTCAAGCTCCTCGAGCGGCACCTGGACATGCGTTTGGACCTCGCCGGGCTACTGGTGGCGCGCTTCGACGCGGCCGAGGCGATTCGCAACTTTGCCCTGCCACTGGCTCGAGTCACCACCGCGGACACGGAGGTGGCTCGGATGGAGGCGGACCTTGGCCTGAACGACACCGCCGTCCAGATGGTGGACAACTTTCTGGCGGGGGCCGCGTTGCGTTGCTTGGAGGCCGTGGTCCGGGAGGTTCCGGGTGTTGCGGTCGCGTTGTACGGCGACGGGGACATGTACACGCAATCGATGAACGAAGCTGTCCGAGGGATTGCGATGGGAGGCGATGGGGGCTGGCATCGCGCTCGAGCCGCAGTGCTGCGCTGGCACGCGCACAGTATCGAACGGTACAAGCACCTGATGGCGTTATAG